A genomic segment from bacterium encodes:
- the hpt gene encoding hypoxanthine phosphoribosyltransferase, with product MKQDQEMPGHHILFPAVQIQQRVSRLAAEIAQAYGQEEFLAVSIMKGSFVFTADLLRALSEHQAQPVLDFITLSSYGSGTISRGAISIVDELTASVTGHRVLIIDDILDTGRTLQTACRLLSERGAKEVRTCVLLDKPARRAVPIEANYCGFKIENVFVVGYGLDYNNRFRQLPYLTTLTPPPAL from the coding sequence ATGAAGCAGGATCAAGAGATGCCGGGCCACCACATCCTGTTTCCCGCCGTTCAGATCCAACAGCGGGTCAGCCGATTGGCCGCGGAGATTGCTCAGGCGTACGGGCAGGAGGAATTCCTGGCCGTCTCGATTATGAAGGGCAGTTTTGTCTTTACGGCCGACCTCCTCCGCGCCCTCTCCGAACACCAGGCCCAGCCCGTTCTGGATTTTATCACCCTGTCCAGTTATGGCTCCGGCACAATCAGCCGCGGCGCCATTTCGATCGTGGATGAACTGACCGCGTCGGTTACAGGCCACCGGGTGCTCATCATTGACGACATCCTGGACACCGGCCGTACCCTTCAGACAGCCTGCCGCCTGCTTTCCGAACGGGGCGCCAAGGAGGTCCGGACATGTGTGCTGCTGGATAAACCCGCGCGCCGCGCCGTCCCCATTGAGGCCAATTATTGCGGCTTTAAAATCGAGAATGTTTTTGTGGTGGGATACGGGTTGGACTATAACAACCGGTTCCGTCAGCTGCCCTACCTGACCACTCTCACCCCGCCCCCGGCACTATGA
- a CDS encoding DUF4214 domain-containing protein translates to MKMKILLAVVVGVVMQGVPGSDGIARGEGNDSWLGGVMKSMGNSRNDTSSRDSNQYDDNRRGDDDRRGDDHRRYSEHQSNDPDQIVRRAYQDILNREPDQQGLRVFRSRIIDDKWSEQDVRNALRKSDEYARQGTASVDNMIRRAYQDVLGREADQQGLATYRAKMENQGWSERDVRADLKKSSERREKGDVSQEQAQQIVRQAYRDTLNRDPDASSSLYVERVMRDHWTVDTVSRELRNSPEYKKKRGK, encoded by the coding sequence ATGAAAATGAAGATTTTATTGGCGGTAGTGGTGGGGGTTGTGATGCAGGGGGTGCCGGGTAGTGATGGGATTGCCCGGGGCGAGGGGAACGACTCATGGCTCGGGGGTGTCATGAAGTCGATGGGGAATTCAAGAAACGACACCTCGTCGAGGGACTCCAATCAATATGATGACAATCGACGGGGCGATGACGATCGGCGGGGAGATGACCACCGGCGGTATTCGGAGCACCAGTCGAACGATCCGGACCAGATCGTGAGGCGGGCGTATCAAGATATTCTCAACCGGGAGCCCGATCAGCAGGGGTTGCGGGTGTTCCGGAGCCGGATCATTGATGACAAGTGGAGTGAGCAGGATGTGCGGAACGCGCTGCGTAAAAGTGATGAGTATGCCCGGCAGGGCACGGCGTCAGTCGATAACATGATCCGGCGGGCGTATCAGGATGTTCTGGGCCGGGAGGCTGATCAACAGGGGTTGGCGACCTACCGGGCGAAGATGGAAAACCAGGGGTGGAGTGAGCGTGATGTGCGGGCAGATCTCAAGAAAAGTTCGGAACGCCGCGAGAAGGGGGATGTCAGCCAGGAACAGGCTCAACAGATCGTACGCCAGGCGTATCGTGATACCTTGAACCGTGATCCGGATGCCAGCAGCTCCCTCTACGTCGAACGGGTCATGCGGGATCACTGGACGGTAGACACGGTCTCCCGGGAGTTGCGTAACAGTCCGGAGTATAAGAAGAAACGCGGCAAATAA
- the nuoB gene encoding NADH-quinone oxidoreductase subunit NuoB yields the protein MLDIITARIKQGHRTIAYPAKPPVLPARFQGRPVINQACVDAGGGGDVSVCPVGALGEQAGRLTLDIGRCLFCGECEKAFPKGAITFTRDHQLAARTREALVLGAGEPALQAALDGKMRKLFGRSLKLREVSAGGCNACEADCNVLTTVVFDLGRFGIQFVAAPRHADGILITGPVTKNMELALRKTYDAVPAPKLVIAVGACAIAGGLYVDGPETNNGASSVVPVDVYIPGCPPHPITILDGLLRALGKIEDR from the coding sequence ATGTTAGATATTATTACAGCACGAATAAAGCAGGGGCACCGGACCATCGCGTATCCAGCGAAGCCGCCGGTCTTGCCGGCGCGGTTTCAGGGACGTCCGGTGATCAATCAGGCCTGTGTGGATGCGGGCGGGGGGGGCGACGTTTCCGTTTGTCCCGTGGGCGCGTTAGGGGAGCAGGCCGGCCGCTTGACTCTCGACATCGGGCGCTGTCTGTTTTGCGGCGAATGCGAGAAGGCCTTCCCGAAAGGGGCGATTACCTTTACCAGAGATCATCAATTGGCGGCGCGGACGCGTGAGGCGCTGGTGCTGGGGGCGGGGGAACCCGCGTTGCAGGCGGCGTTGGATGGGAAAATGAGGAAGTTATTCGGGCGCTCCCTGAAGTTGAGGGAGGTCAGTGCGGGGGGCTGTAATGCCTGTGAAGCGGACTGCAACGTGTTGACGACCGTCGTGTTTGATCTGGGCCGGTTCGGGATCCAGTTTGTGGCGGCGCCCCGTCACGCCGACGGGATTCTGATCACCGGGCCGGTAACCAAAAATATGGAACTGGCGCTGAGAAAGACCTATGACGCGGTGCCGGCTCCAAAGTTGGTGATTGCCGTTGGGGCGTGCGCCATTGCAGGTGGCCTCTATGTGGATGGGCCTGAAACCAACAACGGGGCCTCAAGCGTGGTGCCGGTGGATGTCTATATTCCGGGCTGTCCGCCGCATCCCATCACCATTTTGGATGGCTTGCTTCGCGCGTTGGGAAAAATCGAGGACAGGTAA
- a CDS encoding NADH-quinone oxidoreductase subunit C translates to MTSILKWLPVHNGERYQRSDLPCLDGVVFRRSLVEAVADGAHVAAFFGRIPEDGHGVELIAVLACRDDGNFRVARMRVEGETFPSLTPDCPQVHLFEREIAEQFGLRPEGHPWLKPVRFVTSARPGHDAWGRTDGERPMVGVTDFYRVEGEEVHEVSVGPVHAGIIEPGHFRFQCHGEQVFHLEISLGYQHRGVERLLRGGPDPRTIHVVETMAGDTTVAHTVAYCRIVEALSGCQVTAQAQVLRGVAQELERLANHTGDLGAMAGDIGFLPTASYCGRLRGDFLNMTAILCGNRFGRGLVRPGGVAYDVDAAAIAELLKRLEATLRDVGNAVNLLWNSPSVMSRFEDTGRVTPETALEIGLVGPAARACGLECDVRQDFPYGIYRFSQIPVSTGRNGDVFERAYVRWLEIQRSGDFVREQLKMLTGGPILNIPEALMPDALVVSLVEGWRGEICHVGMTDSAGHFATYKVVDPSFHNWLGLTLAMRNQQISDFPLCNKSFNLSYCGHDL, encoded by the coding sequence ATGACATCTATTTTGAAGTGGTTGCCGGTTCATAACGGCGAACGGTATCAACGGAGCGACCTGCCCTGTCTGGATGGAGTGGTCTTTCGCCGGTCCCTGGTCGAAGCCGTCGCGGATGGCGCGCATGTGGCGGCCTTTTTCGGGCGCATCCCTGAAGACGGGCACGGGGTGGAACTCATCGCCGTGCTGGCCTGTCGCGATGATGGGAACTTCCGGGTCGCCCGGATGAGGGTGGAAGGGGAAACCTTTCCTTCCTTGACGCCGGACTGTCCCCAGGTCCACCTGTTTGAACGCGAGATTGCTGAACAATTCGGGTTGCGGCCGGAAGGGCATCCCTGGCTCAAGCCGGTCCGGTTCGTCACCTCAGCCCGGCCGGGGCACGATGCCTGGGGGCGGACAGACGGTGAGAGGCCGATGGTCGGTGTGACCGACTTCTATCGTGTGGAGGGCGAGGAGGTTCATGAAGTGTCCGTGGGGCCGGTCCATGCGGGAATCATTGAGCCGGGTCATTTCCGGTTCCAGTGTCATGGCGAACAGGTCTTTCACCTGGAGATCTCGCTAGGGTATCAACACCGCGGGGTGGAGCGCTTGCTGCGTGGCGGCCCGGATCCCCGGACCATTCACGTGGTGGAGACGATGGCGGGCGATACGACCGTGGCGCATACCGTTGCCTATTGCCGGATCGTGGAGGCCTTGTCAGGGTGTCAGGTGACGGCCCAGGCGCAGGTGCTGCGCGGAGTGGCGCAGGAGTTGGAGCGCCTGGCCAACCACACGGGCGATCTGGGTGCCATGGCGGGCGATATCGGATTTCTGCCGACCGCCTCATACTGCGGCCGGCTTCGTGGTGATTTTCTCAATATGACCGCCATTCTGTGTGGCAACCGGTTTGGACGTGGATTGGTGCGGCCCGGAGGGGTCGCGTATGACGTGGACGCTGCGGCGATTGCGGAGTTGTTGAAACGGCTGGAGGCCACGCTGCGGGATGTGGGCAATGCCGTGAACCTGTTATGGAACTCCCCGTCGGTCATGAGCCGTTTTGAAGATACGGGGCGGGTGACGCCGGAGACGGCGTTGGAAATCGGGCTGGTGGGGCCGGCGGCCCGGGCCTGCGGGCTGGAGTGTGATGTGCGCCAGGATTTCCCCTATGGCATTTACCGCTTTTCCCAGATTCCCGTGTCGACCGGCCGCAACGGGGATGTGTTTGAGCGCGCCTATGTCCGGTGGCTGGAAATCCAGCGGTCTGGCGATTTTGTGCGGGAGCAATTGAAGATGCTGACGGGCGGGCCGATCCTGAATATCCCGGAGGCCCTGATGCCGGACGCCTTGGTGGTGTCGTTGGTTGAGGGCTGGCGGGGTGAGATATGTCATGTGGGGATGACGGATTCGGCCGGTCACTTTGCGACCTACAAGGTGGTGGACCCATCCTTCCATAATTGGCTGGGCCTGACCCTGGCGATGCGCAACCAGCAGATTTCCGATTTTCCTCTCTGCAACAAGAGTTTCAATCTTTCCTACTGTGGGCATGATTTGTGA
- a CDS encoding proton-conducting transporter membrane subunit, whose product MVWFLFLVPLLCAAVAAAIPSNRWRPWLVPVGGVAHLVMTGVAVAGEPVSALKGWLVLDPVSTLVLGFVSIVFFLCSLYAPAYLALRPERSNRVFCACLLAMLGMMTLVILAHHLGLMWVAIEATTLATAPLLFFNHNPRSLEATWKYLLIGSVGIALALLGTFFLAYSSIHAGLEPTLLLDDLVHLAPKLSPPWLHAAFVLLLVGYGTKMGLAPMHTWKPDAYGEAPGLVGALLAGGVTSCAFLAILRFYQICRNAPEAAFAREILIFMGLLSMAVAAVFVIRQRDFKRMLAYSSVEHMGILVLGIGIGGAATFGALLHMITNGLTKGVMFLSAGNIHRAYDSKNTDDVRGALHRLPLSGPLFLAGFLMVTGSPPGGPFISEFTILIGTIQSGKYVIAGLFLALLAIVFIGMGATVLRVVQGVPSAKATASPYRDRPQLVIPIIIFFVLALTLGVWIPHPLETLLHQAAAYLEGGHP is encoded by the coding sequence ATGGTCTGGTTTCTATTTCTTGTTCCTTTGTTGTGTGCGGCAGTGGCTGCGGCCATTCCCTCAAACCGGTGGCGACCCTGGCTGGTGCCGGTGGGTGGGGTCGCGCATCTTGTGATGACGGGTGTGGCGGTGGCGGGTGAGCCGGTCTCTGCACTGAAGGGCTGGCTGGTGCTGGATCCGGTCAGCACGCTCGTGTTGGGCTTTGTCAGTATCGTGTTTTTCCTCTGTTCGTTGTATGCGCCCGCCTATCTGGCGCTGCGGCCGGAGCGCTCGAACCGGGTCTTTTGCGCCTGTCTGCTCGCCATGCTGGGCATGATGACATTGGTGATCCTGGCGCATCATCTCGGGTTGATGTGGGTTGCCATAGAGGCCACTACCCTGGCGACGGCCCCGTTGCTGTTTTTCAACCACAATCCCCGCTCACTGGAGGCTACCTGGAAATACCTGCTGATCGGGTCGGTGGGGATTGCCCTGGCCTTGCTGGGTACTTTCTTCCTGGCGTACTCTTCGATTCACGCTGGTCTGGAGCCTACGTTGCTGCTGGATGATCTGGTTCATCTCGCCCCAAAACTTTCGCCGCCCTGGCTCCATGCGGCCTTTGTGCTGCTGCTGGTCGGCTATGGCACCAAGATGGGCCTGGCGCCCATGCATACCTGGAAGCCGGATGCGTATGGAGAGGCACCGGGACTGGTCGGCGCCTTGCTGGCGGGCGGGGTCACGAGCTGCGCCTTTCTGGCCATTCTCCGGTTCTATCAGATTTGCCGGAATGCCCCGGAGGCGGCCTTTGCCCGGGAGATCCTGATTTTCATGGGCCTGCTCTCCATGGCGGTGGCGGCCGTGTTTGTCATCCGGCAACGTGATTTCAAGCGGATGCTGGCTTATTCCAGCGTCGAACATATGGGGATTCTGGTGTTGGGGATCGGGATTGGCGGGGCGGCCACCTTCGGTGCCCTGCTGCATATGATCACCAACGGCCTGACCAAAGGCGTCATGTTCCTGTCGGCCGGTAATATCCACCGCGCCTATGACAGTAAGAATACGGATGATGTGCGCGGGGCCCTGCACCGGCTGCCACTTTCCGGTCCGCTCTTCCTGGCGGGCTTTCTGATGGTGACCGGATCGCCGCCCGGGGGGCCGTTTATCAGCGAATTTACCATTCTGATCGGGACGATCCAGTCTGGAAAATATGTCATTGCCGGTCTGTTTCTGGCGCTTCTGGCGATTGTATTCATCGGCATGGGTGCGACCGTGCTACGCGTGGTGCAGGGGGTGCCCTCGGCCAAGGCGACGGCCTCTCCCTATCGCGACCGTCCGCAATTGGTGATCCCGATCATCATCTTTTTTGTGTTGGCGCTCACGCTGGGGGTCTGGATTCCGCATCCGCTGGAGACCCTCCTGCATCAGGCGGCAGCCTATCTGGAGGGAGGACATCCATGA
- a CDS encoding hydrogenase, with amino-acid sequence MNSLIDPILVLVLLLNFVALGASRMRTVIQAVAVQGMLLGVLIALAHGSLVLWVAMMALATIFLKGVVIPRMLFNAIRDVVIRREVEPIVGFIASLFLGAVGTGLAVLFARTLPIDHGEMGSLIVPAALSTVLTGFLMLTTRTKAITQVVGYLILENGVFIFGMLLMEAIPFLVELGVLLDLFVAIFVMGIIIHKISREFSSVSTQMLSELKE; translated from the coding sequence ATGAACTCATTGATCGATCCGATTCTGGTACTGGTTCTTCTGTTGAATTTTGTGGCCCTTGGTGCGAGCCGGATGCGAACGGTCATCCAGGCCGTTGCGGTGCAGGGGATGCTGCTGGGGGTGCTGATCGCCCTGGCTCATGGCTCCCTGGTGCTCTGGGTGGCCATGATGGCCCTTGCCACCATTTTCCTGAAAGGGGTGGTGATTCCCCGCATGCTTTTTAATGCGATCCGGGACGTAGTGATCCGCCGCGAGGTGGAGCCGATTGTCGGGTTTATCGCCTCGCTTTTTCTGGGAGCCGTCGGGACGGGGCTGGCGGTATTGTTCGCGCGCACCCTGCCGATCGACCATGGGGAGATGGGCTCACTGATCGTCCCGGCCGCCCTTTCCACAGTGCTGACCGGGTTTCTGATGTTGACGACCCGCACGAAGGCGATTACCCAGGTGGTGGGGTATCTGATCCTGGAAAATGGGGTGTTTATTTTCGGTATGCTCCTGATGGAGGCGATTCCCTTCCTGGTGGAATTGGGAGTGCTGTTGGATCTGTTCGTCGCCATTTTCGTCATGGGCATCATCATTCACAAAATCAGCAGGGAATTCTCCTCTGTGAGCACCCAGATGCTGTCTGAATTGAAGGAGTAA
- a CDS encoding ATP-binding protein, with the protein MINNLFQQKEGQCFDRKSILVEPKALAISLVAFANADGGTILVGVNDRGEVEGLAGQEEKVNELLRVPFDFCRPTVKVDFKQLGCVDRVGRPNKVLMITVHQSQSVHANQADEVFYRVGDKSKKLTFDERMQLMYDKGDRFYEDTLVAGAGLTDLDLERVRAYAKRIGYSKSPLHYLRENHGFIRMEKAVEQVSTAAILLFGKAPQQYFPRARVRFIRYEGTDEKTGANMNVIKDVSFEGTILETVQKAITFVSTQIKEHTYLGKGGLFVTDTQYPEFVRQEILVNAVAHRDYSIKGTDIQIKMFDDRLVVESPGTLPGLVRLNTMRKVHFSRNPKIAAFLRDYGYVKEFGEGVDRMCAELTELGLPEPEYRVESFMLLCTVRAAQVSQPTGDVSIPGHGTGAGESSGESSGESSGETDNRILKLFANSPDLTIQEVAKMLQMTSRGIEKRIAVLKKSGRLVRTGATKNGQWHVIAFGKDGKNL; encoded by the coding sequence GTGATCAATAACTTGTTTCAACAGAAGGAAGGCCAATGCTTTGATCGTAAAAGCATTCTGGTGGAGCCGAAGGCATTGGCCATATCGCTTGTAGCGTTTGCCAATGCCGATGGGGGGACTATTCTGGTTGGGGTCAATGACCGCGGCGAGGTCGAGGGGCTTGCTGGCCAGGAAGAAAAGGTGAATGAACTTCTGCGGGTACCGTTTGATTTCTGCCGGCCCACGGTAAAGGTGGATTTTAAGCAGCTTGGATGTGTCGATCGTGTCGGGCGACCCAATAAGGTATTGATGATAACAGTGCATCAGAGCCAGTCCGTACACGCCAATCAAGCAGATGAGGTGTTTTATCGCGTGGGCGACAAATCGAAGAAGCTGACCTTCGATGAACGTATGCAGTTAATGTACGACAAAGGCGACCGGTTCTATGAAGATACACTGGTTGCTGGTGCGGGGCTCACCGATTTGGATCTTGAACGGGTGCGTGCTTACGCGAAGCGAATTGGCTATTCGAAGTCCCCCTTACATTATCTGCGCGAAAATCATGGTTTTATCCGGATGGAGAAGGCTGTGGAACAAGTTAGCACCGCTGCCATTCTTCTATTCGGCAAGGCGCCTCAACAGTATTTCCCCCGGGCACGGGTGAGATTTATACGTTACGAGGGCACGGATGAGAAAACCGGCGCCAACATGAATGTGATCAAGGATGTTTCCTTCGAGGGGACGATCCTGGAAACTGTTCAGAAAGCCATCACATTTGTTTCAACACAAATCAAGGAACATACCTATCTTGGTAAAGGCGGGTTGTTTGTCACGGATACCCAATACCCGGAATTTGTGCGGCAGGAGATTCTCGTTAATGCCGTCGCTCATCGCGACTACAGCATCAAGGGAACCGACATCCAGATCAAGATGTTCGACGACCGGTTGGTGGTCGAAAGCCCTGGCACCTTACCGGGATTGGTTCGGTTGAACACGATGCGTAAGGTTCACTTTTCACGAAACCCGAAAATTGCGGCGTTTTTGCGTGACTACGGGTATGTCAAAGAGTTTGGCGAAGGAGTCGACCGGATGTGCGCCGAATTGACGGAGCTCGGACTTCCGGAGCCGGAATATCGGGTTGAATCGTTTATGTTGCTTTGTACCGTTAGGGCGGCTCAAGTCAGTCAGCCGACAGGGGATGTAAGTATTCCCGGACATGGAACGGGCGCGGGAGAAAGTTCGGGAGAAAGTTCGGGAGAAAGTTCGGGAGAAACGGATAACCGAATTCTTAAACTTTTCGCCAATAGCCCGGATTTGACCATTCAAGAGGTGGCGAAGATGCTGCAGATGACGTCGCGGGGAATTGAAAAACGAATTGCCGTACTAAAAAAGAGTGGCCGGTTGGTGCGAACCGGGGCCACAAAAAATGGGCAGTGGCATGTTATTGCCTTTGGTAAAGATGGGAAGAACCTATGA
- a CDS encoding NADH-quinone oxidoreductase subunit H, with the protein MSQIFVHLFLLLVLPPLLLGVIGKTKALFGGRNGPPFLQPYYDLIRLFQKGSVFSTTTTWVFRAGPVVGVATALLAGMLVPFGGHSAPVSFAGDMILFAYLFALARFFTASAALDTGSAFEGMGAAREVTFSCLAEPALFFCFLVLAKLSASLSLTTMLDGTFPLGAGVAAPSLVLVAASLFIVLLVENSRIPFDDPNTHLELTMIHEVMVLDHSGPALGMIQYGAAMKLFVMGAVLLRVVAPFEAGNAWADWGLFVAGMLGLAVVIGVVESMMARFRMVFVPTFLVAACLLSTFGVILLLR; encoded by the coding sequence ATGAGTCAAATTTTTGTGCATCTGTTTTTATTACTGGTATTGCCGCCCCTGTTGCTGGGGGTCATTGGCAAGACCAAGGCCCTGTTTGGCGGCCGGAACGGGCCTCCTTTTCTGCAACCGTATTACGACCTGATCCGGTTGTTCCAGAAAGGTTCAGTCTTCAGCACGACGACGACCTGGGTGTTCCGGGCGGGACCCGTGGTCGGGGTGGCTACCGCGTTATTGGCGGGGATGTTAGTCCCGTTTGGCGGGCACAGTGCGCCGGTTTCGTTTGCGGGCGACATGATCCTGTTCGCCTACCTATTCGCTTTGGCGCGGTTTTTTACGGCCTCGGCCGCATTGGACACGGGTTCGGCCTTTGAGGGGATGGGGGCGGCACGGGAGGTGACCTTCTCCTGTCTGGCGGAACCGGCCCTGTTCTTCTGTTTTCTGGTGCTGGCCAAGTTGTCGGCCTCGTTGTCGCTGACGACCATGCTGGATGGGACCTTCCCGCTGGGCGCCGGCGTGGCGGCCCCCTCGCTGGTCCTGGTGGCGGCGAGTCTGTTCATTGTGCTGTTGGTCGAGAATTCCCGTATTCCCTTTGATGATCCGAATACGCATCTGGAACTCACCATGATCCATGAGGTGATGGTGCTGGACCACAGCGGGCCGGCGTTGGGGATGATCCAGTATGGGGCGGCGATGAAGCTGTTTGTGATGGGGGCGGTCCTGTTACGGGTCGTGGCTCCTTTTGAAGCTGGTAATGCCTGGGCGGACTGGGGGCTGTTTGTCGCCGGCATGCTGGGGCTGGCGGTGGTGATCGGCGTGGTAGAGTCGATGATGGCGCGTTTTCGCATGGTGTTTGTTCCCACGTTCCTGGTGGCGGCCTGTCTGCTGTCGACCTTTGGTGTCATTCTGCTGCTGAGGTAA
- a CDS encoding proton-conducting transporter membrane subunit: MSEWLVIAGITCHALSGVPGLFLRRDPAAGQRLAVRLAVLGSALGIGGAVSALWAPTASLSFLRLDAIAAIFLIPIFWVSALGSIYGLQYWAQAEHPGNGRTLRVFYGLVTAGLAGVAVAANSILFLFAWEVMALSAFFLVSTEDHEQEVRDAGLLYLIVTHFSTLALFALFAVWYAATGSFALGSLPRGVVTPAVATVLFGLIVFAFGIKAGLMPFHIWLPSAHAVAPSHVSAMMSGVLIKIGIYGLVRMVSWLPEPPVWWGGTLLGLGTISGVLGVVFALGQHDLKRLLAYHSIENIGIIVMGLGLALVGRSLNVTAWIVLGLAGSLLHVWNHGIFKALLFLSAGSVIHSTRSRVIDQLGGLAAAMPLTALLFAVGAVAICGLPPLNGFVSELLIYLGLFRTLGIGAEPSWAGAAFAAALLALIGALAVACFVKAFGAIFLGTARSDCARQAHESGRAMTGPMFALAVCCLGIGLLPGVLSPMLQQGVAAWVPDLAATLPALTALAPLGWISIAGVTLVGLLLGVVAVLAIRLRHSRVVAAGTWDCGYAAPTPNMQYTASSFAQMLGGFFTWVLRPQVQASGKLAVFPGRMHFHSHVLDIVLDEVLRPVYQAGVKVATWCHLFQAGNIHAYLSYIVVFLIVLLLWR, translated from the coding sequence ATGAGTGAGTGGCTGGTCATAGCGGGAATCACCTGTCATGCCCTGAGTGGCGTGCCGGGTCTTTTCCTGCGTCGTGATCCGGCGGCCGGACAGCGGTTGGCAGTCCGGTTGGCGGTGCTGGGGTCGGCGCTCGGTATCGGCGGGGCCGTCTCCGCCCTGTGGGCCCCCACGGCCTCGCTCTCATTCCTGCGTTTGGATGCGATTGCGGCCATTTTCCTGATTCCCATCTTCTGGGTCTCGGCGCTGGGCTCCATTTACGGATTGCAGTACTGGGCGCAGGCGGAGCATCCCGGGAATGGCCGGACGCTACGGGTCTTCTACGGGCTGGTGACGGCGGGCCTGGCGGGGGTCGCGGTGGCGGCGAATTCCATCCTGTTTCTGTTTGCCTGGGAGGTGATGGCCCTGAGTGCATTTTTCCTGGTCTCCACGGAGGACCATGAGCAGGAAGTGCGTGATGCCGGTCTGCTCTATCTCATTGTCACCCATTTTTCCACGCTGGCCCTGTTTGCCCTGTTTGCCGTCTGGTACGCTGCGACCGGTTCGTTCGCCCTGGGTTCGCTGCCCAGGGGGGTGGTGACCCCGGCGGTCGCAACGGTGTTGTTCGGACTCATCGTTTTTGCGTTCGGGATCAAGGCGGGGTTGATGCCGTTTCACATCTGGTTGCCGAGTGCCCATGCCGTGGCGCCCAGCCATGTCTCGGCCATGATGTCGGGGGTGCTGATCAAAATCGGGATTTACGGATTGGTTCGCATGGTGTCGTGGTTGCCCGAGCCGCCCGTCTGGTGGGGCGGGACCCTGCTGGGGTTGGGCACGATCTCCGGCGTGCTGGGCGTCGTGTTCGCGCTGGGCCAGCATGATCTGAAGCGGCTCCTGGCCTATCACAGTATTGAAAATATCGGCATCATTGTCATGGGGCTCGGGTTGGCACTGGTGGGCCGCTCGCTGAATGTTACGGCCTGGATCGTGCTCGGGCTGGCGGGGTCGTTGTTGCATGTCTGGAATCACGGGATCTTCAAGGCCCTGCTGTTCCTGAGCGCCGGTTCGGTGATCCACTCGACCCGGAGCCGGGTCATTGACCAGCTGGGCGGGCTGGCGGCGGCCATGCCGTTGACGGCCCTGCTCTTTGCCGTGGGTGCGGTCGCCATTTGCGGGCTGCCGCCCCTCAATGGCTTTGTGAGCGAACTGCTGATTTACCTCGGGTTGTTCAGGACGTTGGGCATTGGTGCGGAACCGTCGTGGGCGGGGGCGGCCTTCGCCGCAGCGTTGTTGGCGTTGATCGGGGCTTTGGCGGTCGCCTGTTTTGTGAAGGCCTTCGGGGCGATTTTTCTCGGGACGGCCCGGTCTGACTGCGCCCGGCAAGCCCACGAGTCCGGGCGAGCCATGACCGGCCCCATGTTTGCTTTGGCGGTCTGCTGCCTGGGTATCGGGTTGCTGCCCGGCGTGCTCAGTCCGATGTTGCAGCAGGGTGTGGCCGCCTGGGTTCCGGATCTGGCCGCGACCCTGCCTGCGTTGACCGCGCTGGCACCGTTGGGTTGGATCAGTATAGCCGGGGTGACGCTGGTTGGGCTGTTGCTGGGAGTGGTGGCGGTTCTGGCGATCCGACTGCGGCACAGCCGGGTGGTGGCCGCCGGTACCTGGGATTGCGGGTACGCGGCACCGACGCCGAATATGCAGTATACGGCCTCCTCGTTTGCGCAGATGCTGGGCGGGTTTTTTACCTGGGTGCTCCGCCCGCAGGTGCAGGCCTCGGGCAAACTGGCCGTATTTCCGGGGCGCATGCATTTTCACAGTCATGTACTGGACATTGTGCTGGATGAGGTGCTGCGGCCCGTCTATCAGGCCGGCGTCAAGGTCGCCACGTGGTGTCATTTGTTCCAGGCGGGTAATATTCACGCGTACTTATCGTATATCGTGGTGTTCCTGATCGTGTTGTTGTTGTGGAGATAA